Below is a genomic region from Deltaproteobacteria bacterium.
GTCCGATGAGCCAACCCGTTCCCCATCCCCTATTGACCGAGGCGTCAAATGATTGCATATTGCAAATATGCTGAAACGCAAAGGTACACCAGGCCAGAAGCTCGAGGGCGGTGCGCGTGAGCTGGTCACGCACCTTGACCGCGCGATGCGCCGGTTGGTTCTGGCCGGCAACGAGCAGGGCATCCCGGAGAGCTTCAGTCGTTCGGAGATTGCCGTTCTCGACACCGTCGGCGCAGAAGGGCCGATGACCATGGGTGTGATCGCCGCGCGCGTTCGGATGCCACTCAGCACGGTGACCAGAGTCGTCGATCGACTCGTCGTGAGGGAATTGGTTCAGCGCGAGCGTCCGGAGGACAACCGCCGCGTCGTGCGGGTCGCGCTCGCGCCCGACGGCCATTCGTTCTACCAGGCTGCGCTGAGGAGTCGGATCGCCGGGGCACAGCGCATGTTGCAGCGCTTGACCGAGGGTGAACAGCGCGAGCTGGTCCGACTCTTCCGGAAGATCGCAGATTCCATCGCGGAGGAGCCGCAGGGATGACACGGGCCGCGCCGCACACCCGGTTGATCTGCCGCCTCACGCCGCTCTGGTGTATCGCTGTCCTGGCGGGCTGCGTTCTGGTAGGACCCAACTACGTCGCCCCGACGGCGTCCGAACTCCACGTTCCATCATCGTGGCAGGGCTCTGCACCATCGACCGCAGCCGGCCTTGAAATCGCAAACTGGTGGCAGCACCTCGGCGACGCGCTGTTGAGCCGACTTGTCGCGCAGGCGATGCAGGCGAGCCCGGACGTGCAGTCCGCCCGCGCCAAGTTGCGCCAGGCGCGGGCACAGCGCCTTCTGGCGTTCGGTAACCTGTGGCCCACGGCCAGTGCCTCCGCATCGGCCCATCATACCGAGACCAGCGAACCGTCCGGCATTGGCGGTTCCCCATCCCAAAACGTTGCCGCCGGCAGCTCCCAAGACCTGTACAATGCTGGGTTCGACGCGTCGTGGGAACCAGACATCGTCGGTGGTCAACGCCGTGCCCTCGAGGCCGCGAGCGCCGACCAGGCGGCGTCGATGGCGAGTCTGCACAGTGCACAGGTGACGTTGGCGGCCGAGGTCGCACGCAACTACGTGGAGGCGCGATCGCTGCAGGCACGGATCGCCATCGTTCGAGCAAACCTTGGCAGCCAATCGGAGACCCTGGCGCTCACGCAGTGGCGTGTGCAGGCCGGCCTGACCAGTTCGCTGGACGCAGAGCAGCAACGCACCAACGTCGAGCAGACGCGGGCGACGATTCCTCCCCTCGAAACCTCCTTGGCTGAGGCGGAGCATCGGATTGGTACTCTCCTCGGCCTCGCACCCGGTGCGTTGCACGAGGACCTCGCCGTCCCGGCGCCCATTCCACAAGTTCCGGAGCCGCTCACCATCGGGATCCCGGCAGATATTTTGCGCCAACGACCGGACGTGGCCGCCGCCGAGCGCACGCTAGCCGGGGCCACCGCGCGCATCGGTGAGGCCGCGGCGGCGCGCTATCCGAGCTTCACGCTCTCCGGATCGGTCGGGGTCGAAGCAATGACGATCGGTGCGCTCACCAATGGAAGCTCCCTCGCCGCCAGCGTGGTGGGTAGCCTCGCACAGACGATCTTCGACGCGGGGCGCATCAGCGCGAAAATTGAAATCCAGGACGCGATACAACAACAAGCGCTGGCGACGTATCAGGCGACGGTTCTCACGGCGCTCGAAGACGTCGAGAACGCACTCGTCTCGCTCGCCAACAGCCAGGCACGTGCAACGGCGCTGGCCGCGGCTGTCGAGTCGGCGCGCAACGCCGCGCTCCTCGCCCGCTATCGCTACAGCACGGGCATCATCGACTTCCAGGCCGTCCTCGATACCGAGCGCACCGTTCTAACAATCGAGGAGAGTCTCAATGTGACGCAGGCCGAGAACACCGTCGCCGCCGTCCAGCTATACAAGGCGTTGGGTGGCGGCTGGTCTCCGGCCGAAGCGCTTGCCGGACCCAATATGCAGGGCACATCATCATGAGTCATCCATCGTTCTCAGCGAGCAGCGACATCACTGCGATTCTCGGAACTGGCGGCGCGAGTACCCGCTTCCGGTGGTCCCTGCGCTGGATCGGCGTTCCAGTCGTGATCCTTGTGGGAGTCGTCGCCTACTTGTTCCTGCGTTCGGGCGACCATGGCCAATCGCCGCTTTACGAGACCGAAACCGTGGCGCGCGGCAATCTCGTGGTGACCGTGTCCGCCACCGGCACCCTGGAGCCCACCAATCAGGTCGATGTCGGCAGCGAGCTCTCGGGGCTCATCGAAGTGGTCTTGGCGGAGGAAAACGACCGCGTGACCCAGGGGCAGGTGCTGGCGCGCCTCGACATCTCGAAACTCACGGACGAGATCACCAAGTCGGAGGCGGCACTGGCTTCCGCCGAGGCCAAGGTGGTGCAAACCACTGCCACCACCAAGGAGGCACGGGCCAACCTTGCGCGCCTGCGCGCCGTGTCGCGGTTGTCGGGCGGGAAGGTGCCGTCGAAGGCGGAAATGGAGACCGCCGAGGCAACCCTGGCACGGGCAGCTGCAGATGTGGCCAGCGCCCGCGCTGCCGTTTCCGAAGCCCGCGCCGTGCTGAGCTCGAACCAGACCAATCTCGCGAAAGCCTCGATCCGCTCGCCGATCAATGGGGTAGTCCTGAGTCGGAAGATCGAGCCGGGCCAGACCGTCGCTGCAGCCATGACGACCCCGGTGCTGTTCACGCTGGCGGAGGACCTATCGCAGATGAAGCTTCAGGTGAAGGTTGACGAAGCCGACGTCGGCCAGGTGGAAGACGGGCAATCCGCAACCTTCACCGTGGATGCGTACCCGACGCGGAAGTTCCCGGCCCGGATCGTCCGTGTCGGATTCGGTTCGCAGACAACTGACAACGTAG
It encodes:
- a CDS encoding efflux transporter outer membrane subunit, with amino-acid sequence MTRAAPHTRLICRLTPLWCIAVLAGCVLVGPNYVAPTASELHVPSSWQGSAPSTAAGLEIANWWQHLGDALLSRLVAQAMQASPDVQSARAKLRQARAQRLLAFGNLWPTASASASAHHTETSEPSGIGGSPSQNVAAGSSQDLYNAGFDASWEPDIVGGQRRALEAASADQAASMASLHSAQVTLAAEVARNYVEARSLQARIAIVRANLGSQSETLALTQWRVQAGLTSSLDAEQQRTNVEQTRATIPPLETSLAEAEHRIGTLLGLAPGALHEDLAVPAPIPQVPEPLTIGIPADILRQRPDVAAAERTLAGATARIGEAAAARYPSFTLSGSVGVEAMTIGALTNGSSLAASVVGSLAQTIFDAGRISAKIEIQDAIQQQALATYQATVLTALEDVENALVSLANSQARATALAAAVESARNAALLARYRYSTGIIDFQAVLDTERTVLTIEESLNVTQAENTVAAVQLYKALGGGWSPAEALAGPNMQGTSS
- a CDS encoding MarR family transcriptional regulator, with protein sequence MLKRKGTPGQKLEGGARELVTHLDRAMRRLVLAGNEQGIPESFSRSEIAVLDTVGAEGPMTMGVIAARVRMPLSTVTRVVDRLVVRELVQRERPEDNRRVVRVALAPDGHSFYQAALRSRIAGAQRMLQRLTEGEQRELVRLFRKIADSIAEEPQG
- a CDS encoding efflux RND transporter periplasmic adaptor subunit, with the translated sequence MSHPSFSASSDITAILGTGGASTRFRWSLRWIGVPVVILVGVVAYLFLRSGDHGQSPLYETETVARGNLVVTVSATGTLEPTNQVDVGSELSGLIEVVLAEENDRVTQGQVLARLDISKLTDEITKSEAALASAEAKVVQTTATTKEARANLARLRAVSRLSGGKVPSKAEMETAEATLARAAADVASARAAVSEARAVLSSNQTNLAKASIRSPINGVVLSRKIEPGQTVAAAMTTPVLFTLAEDLSQMKLQVKVDEADVGQVEDGQSATFTVDAYPTRKFPARIVRVGFGSQTTDNVVTYKTILTVNNDDVSLRPGMTATAEITTAQRENVLLVPNAALRFTPTLNNESSHKSGGGIVGSLLPHPPEPQARRPAASPAKSGGQRVWIVRKGEAAAVDVTVGVTDGRFTEVIGGGLEPGMQVITDVLVSSK